The Manis javanica isolate MJ-LG chromosome 4, MJ_LKY, whole genome shotgun sequence genome contains a region encoding:
- the PLOD1 gene encoding procollagen-lysine,2-oxoglutarate 5-dioxygenase 1 gives MRPLLLLAPLGWLLLAEAKGDAKPEENLLVLTVATKETEGFRRFKRSAQFFNYKIQALGLGEDWNGKKETSAGGGLKVRLLKKALEKHADKENLVILFTDSYDVLFASGPRELLKKFRQSRSRVIFSAEELIYPDRRLEAKYPAVSNGKRFLGSGGFIGYAPNLHKLVAEWEGQDSDSDQLFYTKIFLDPEKREQINVTLDHRCRIFQNLDGALDEVVLKFEMGHVRARNLAYDTLPVLIHGNGPTKLQLNYLGNYIPRFWTFETGCAVCDEGLRSLKGIGDEALPTVLVGVFLEQPTPFLTLFFQRLLRLHYPQKRMRLFIHNHEQHHKAQVERFLAEHGGKYQSVKLVGPEVRMSNADARNMGADLCRQDRGCTYYFSVDADVALTEPQTLRVLIEQNKNVIAPLMTRHGRLWSNFWGALSADGYYARSEDYVDIVQGRRVGVWNVPYISNIYLIKGSALRAELQQTDLFHHRKLDPDMAFCANIRLQDVFMFLTNRNAFGHLLSLDSYQTTHLHNDLWEVFSNPEDWKEKYIHENYTKALAGKLVETPCPDVYWFPIFTDTACDELVEEMEHYGQWSLGDNKDSRIQGGYENVPTIDIHMNQISFEREWHKFLVEYIAPMTEKLYPGYYTRAQFDLAFVVRYKPDEQPSLMPHHDASTFTINIALNRVGLDYEGGGCRFLRYNCSVRAPRKGWTLMHPGRLTHYHEGLPTTKGTRYIAVSFVDP, from the exons ATGCGGCCCCTGCTGCTCCTGGCCCCGCTGGGCTGGCTGCTCCTGGCCGAAGCGAAGGGCGACGCCAAGCCGGAGG AAAACCTTTTAGTTCTCACGGTGGCCACGAAAGAGACCGAGGGGTTCCGACGCTTCAAGCGCTCAGCCCAGTTCTTCAACTACAAGATCCAG GCATTGGGCCTGGGGGAGGATTGGAATGGGAAGAAGGAGACGTCTGCAGGTGGAGGGCTGAAGGTCCGGCTGCTGAAGAAAGCTCTGGAGAAGCATGCAGACAAGGAGAACCTGGTCATTCTATTCACAGACAG CTACGATGTGTTGTTTGCATCGGGGCCCCGAGAGCTCCTGAAAAAGTTCCGGCAGTCCAGGAGCCGGGTGATCTTCTCGGCAGAGGAGCTCATCTACCCCGACCGCAGGCTGGAGGCCAAGTACCCCGCGGTGTCCAACGGCAAGAGGTTCCTGGGCTCCGGTG GCTTCATCGGTTATGCCCCCAACCTCCACAAACTGGTGGCTGAGTGGGAGGGCCAGGACAGCGACAGTGACCAGCTATTTTATACCAAGATTTTCTTGGACCCAGAGAAGAGG GAGCAGATCAATGTTACCCTGGACCACCGCTGCCGTATCTTCCAGAACCTGGATGGAGCACTGG ATGAGGTCGTGCTCAAGTTTGAAATGGGCCACGTGAGAGCAAGGAACCTAGCCTACGACACCCTCCCAGTCCTCATTCATGGCAACGGGCCCACTAAG CTGCAGTTGAACTACCTGGGCAACTACATCCCGCGGTTCTGGACCTTTGAGACTGGCTGCGCCGTGTGTGACGAGGGCCTGCGCAGCCTGAAGGGCATCGGG GATGAAGCTCTGCCCACAGTCCTGGTCGGTGTGTTCCTAGAGCAGCCCACGCCTTTCCTGACCCTGTTCTTCCAGCGGCTTCTGCGCCTCCACTACCCCCAGAAGCGGATGCGACTTTTCATTCACAACCAC GAGCAACATCATAAGGCCCAGGTGGAGCGGTTCCTGGCAGAGCATGGTGGCAAGTATCAGTCCGTGAAGCTGGTGGGCCCCGAGGTGCGGATGTCGAACGCTGACGCCAGGAACATGGGCGC GGACTTGTGCCGGCAGGACCGTGGCTGCACCTACTACTTCAGCGTGGATGCTGATGTGGCCTTGACGGAGCCCCAAACCCTTCGAGTGCTGATAGAGCAGAATAA GAACGTCATCGCCCCGTTGATGACCCGCCATGGGAGGCTGTGGTCAAACTTCTGGGGGGCACTGAGTGCTGATGGCTACTATGCACGCTCGGAGGACTACGTGGACATAGTGCAGGGGCGGCGTGT tGGGGTCTGGAATGTGCCCTACATCTCGAACATCTACCTGATCAAGGGCAGTGCCCTGCGGGCTGAGCTGCAGCAGACAGACCTGTTCCACCACCGAAAGCTGGACCCTGACATGGCCTTCTGTGCCAATATCCGGCTGCAG GACGTGTTCATGTTCCTGACCAACCGGAACGCCTTTGGCCACCTGCTCTCCCTGGACAGCTACCAGACCACCCACCTCCACAACGACCTCTGGGAGGTGTTCAGCAACCCGGAG GACTGGAAGGAGAAGTATATCCATGAGAACTACACCAAGGCTCTGGCAGGGAAGCTGGTGGAGACG cctTGCCCGGACGTCTACTGGTTCCCCATCTTCACGGACACGGCCTGTGATGAGCTGGTGGAGGAGATGGAGCACTACGGCCAGTGGTCTCTGGGGGATAACAAG GACAGCCGCATTCAGGGTGGCTATGAAAACGTGCCAACCATCGACATCCACATGAACCAGATCAGCTTTGAGCGGGAGTGGCACAAGTTCCTGGTGGAGTATATCGCCCCCATGACGGAGAAGCTCTACCCGGGCTACTATACCAGG GCCCAGTTCGACCTGGCCTTTGTCGTCCGCTACAAGCCTGACGAGCAGCCCTCGCTCATGCCCCACCACGATGCCTCCACCTTCACCATCAACATCGCCCTGAACCGGGTCGGGCTGGATTATGAG GGCGGGGGCTGTCGGTTCCTGCGCTACAACTGCTCCGTCCGAGCCCCACGGAAAGGCTGGACCCTCATGCACCCTGGGCGACTCACGCACTACCACGAGGGGCTCCCTACCACCAAGGGCACCCGTTACATCGCTGTCTCCTTCGTTGATCCATAA